The genomic stretch ccgctcgcccatggatcatgttatTCAATTTTTGCGCAGCTTTTACACTTTTCATGATATTTACACTACTTGTTGACAAGACCATGTGTCTATCAGCTCTATTCATATCTGTAGTATTTCATATTCTCTTATTGTTATTCTGCTGATCAATGATGCGTTGTTAGCCTAAGGAAAGCTGTATCCACGAAGACGCATTGCGCCTCCAATCTCattttctctcttcttcatTGATCTTGAGTCCCCCTCACATAACATGGGATGGAGGTGTTTCCACTGTCAATCACACTGCTCAGACATCATCTTCCTTTTACATATTCGTTGCTTGTTTCCAAGTGTACATTGGGATGGGTAAGTCCATTTCTTGCCAGATGTTCCAATATCACGTTTCTGACATGCGCTATTATCCAGCCTGTCTGACTGGGGGACATAGTTGCAGAACCTGGACAAATCATCAGCTCGATCTTTGTTTGTCTTATAGATCTTTTACTTTCTATCTAATTTATATTGTGTTGGATATATACCTGAATAATGTCAACCACATTCATTCCTCATACATCACTTACCACGGCCCTTTTCGCATGTGACTTGTGCCTAGGCATAACTTCCTTCTCTGGATGTTAGTAGACTAACATGAGGTCACACAAGGGGACCATTGTATGCAACATGCGTATGTGGCTGGTGTCAAGGAAAGGAAGCATAATCCCATTGAAAATGCAGTATTATACTCTCATTGCGCATCCTTCAGTATTTGTACCTGCGCACCTAGTCCGAAAGGTAGTACCAATAGCCTTGGCGTATTCTAAACCAAACATTTATTCTTCCACAGTTCCGCTGGATTAACCCGTAAACCAAGCTTGTCTCTAGCCTTGCATCCTTACTCAAATACCTGTGAAGACCTCCTAAACCTAGTATAGTGCATCCGCGGAGGCCAAAGGCTAAGCGGTGAGCTTCGCGCAAGGTAGTATCTAGTAGAAGGGTGCCTAGTGTCAGATGTGCGTACCGTTCATGAGATTCGACAGCCAAGCCTTAAGGCCTCAGACTATACGTGCTCGAACTCGTGCTGAATCTGCCTGCAAGAGTGAATCAAGCCATTTTGTAGCTTAAGTGCATCTATATTAGGTAGTTTGGTATCCTCTAGAGTTTGCTAGTTGCTGGTGcttagactccgcaacaatcaattcaatccggtcactctcctagacccacttacctatctaggtagggcttaaactcctataggtaactactaggcttaaagcggtaatcaatcaatccaatctgaaccttctaggacccacttaattgattgttgcggactgtgctgGTGCTCGCGGAGGGTGTAGTAACTTTAGCAGCGTTGATAACGTGCACGTAGATCTGGACACAGATATCAGCTAGGAGGGGGACAAACGACAAAACGGCCATGATATTGATGGTAGTTCTTTTCTTGTTCTATTGCAGGAAGTGATGTCAGCGGCGCAATTTTGACAACAGAAAAGCAGACTGTGAACTGTTTAGCTCCATACTAGTAGTAGACTCAGACTCAAATGTATAGCTCGGTGCTAGTTGATCGTAGCTTGTTCAAGAGTGGAGATTGACTACATGAGTTTAGTTGAGGGTAACTTGCTCAATAGTGGTGAGTGTTTACGTTGGTTTAGTCAATCGGTCAAGAGTAGGGAGTAATTGTGTGGGTTTGGTTGATTGTTCGATAGTAGGCGGTAGTTACGTGGGTCTGGCTAAGGATGACTTGCCTGTTTTAGAATGGCAAGTGGTTGCGTATGTTTCGTTAATCATTCGAGAATGGCGGGTAGTTGCGGGAAGTACCATACGGTAAGTTATGTATTAGCGCGTCGTGCACGTCTGCGCCTCACTAGGCGCAGCTCGCTCTACTCTAAGGTAAACAATCACATATTTGAGATTCCACGTCCTTCTAGTTGTAAAATTCTATCATATGCTGCTTATGCAATCAAACCTGAGGCAGCCATATTGTCACTGCTCACTTGTCAGTCCTCTCCCTATACAACAACATTTGGGACAGGTTTCGGAGTCGCCTCCTCCGAATGCACAAGTGTCTCTGCACCATTCGAATCAGCCTgctctttctcttcttccgTATTGTTTTTAAAGAAAGTCTGCATAAGCTTCTTCTCAATATCGATCCCCTTAGCCTGCCACTCTGCAGTCTCCTGAAACTCATCGAATGTTTCCCCAGCTTCCTTCGCACGTCTCCGCATCCCATGAGTCCTCAGTAACCACACTAGATGCGAAGCTACCATGCTCATCTCGATCACACAGCTGTTCAAATTGTCAGCGTCTTCCTCAGGAACTCTGGACGAAGATCAACCTACCAAAGCGCATACATCGTCCCAAAGAGCACGTCAAACTCATTCTGCGCCACCAGAGCCATGAGTGAGAAGAAAGCGCCGTTCCAATCTATCCCCAAAAATACAAAATCAATACCTACAACCCTCCCCCGTCTCTTGAGCAACTCGAATGGAATGGCAATATATCCTGAGATAAGGGTAAGGAAAGCAATGATACCGACTAACAACACAGCCCATTGTGCGCCACCCCGCGAATATGGACCCCGTATAGCGAATACAAGGCCAGCTTCTATACCCGCAAAGAGACATAGGAGACCTAAAAGAAGCAATGTCGCAGTCCAAGTCCGCCACTTTCTACACACACGTCAGCCCATGCATACACAACTCATCACCAACACACGAGGACGTACCTCCCATAAATCAAACACTGCACCCAGCTCACGCCACACAGCACGCAGAAACACTGCGGCTGTACGATAAGCGGAATATTGAACTGCTGCACAATCGCGTAGACACCAAATGGCACACCGCTGATGGACCAGAGCAGCATCATAGATTCAGGAAGCCCCACTGTGCTTTTAGTGCGATAATTGCGAACAATCTGTGGCACGAGTTGGACGCACCAGCATACTGTCCCGATTGTGCCGAGGATGTTGGCGGCAAGGGGGATGGAGGTTTGAGGCGCCATGGTATGGTGTAGTAATAGGGTATTGGCTAGAGAAGAGATGGCGGGGACGGACAAGTAGTAAGTTGTAGGAATGTGCAGTTTGTAATCATATGTGTATGTAGAGTATGTAGACAAAGACTTCTCGGCAATAACGCCTTGGATAACTCTAACTAAGGGATGTCTCAACCTAGTGGTCGAGAGAAAGGGTGTTGAGGAAGTAGCCACTCAGCCGTTCAACGCGTCTATCTATGCTTCTTGACCCGCTCTATTCTCTAGAGAAGGAATCGGTAGTCGTAAACGAGAGCGTTTCCAGCGTTCGTTTGATCCTACGAACAGTATTGATTTGCGTAGGCATGGGCACGCTACACGGGATATGGTAATAAAAGAGCATGACGTGCATAAAGCGGGTCGATCGCCCCCACTCTCGGGTTGCCGCCCACATCTCTGTGGCATCTCCGGTGTTGTTGAACAGACGCCGGTGGGTAGAAATATACACGTGACAGACAATGAAGAGGTAAATCAATAAACACAAACGTCTCTCCTGTCCGATCGAGCATGTGAGTATGTATAGGGAGAAGGGGCGAATAAGATCAAGCTCATCAATTGTATTAACATCCAATAACTAAGAAGGGTATCACAAGGTCATTATCGTCATTGAACATGTGCTGAGGTGACCAGACTTCCTAGTCATAGCGAACACCCTTTATGCAAGTCCGTTAGTGCTGCGCGCACTTTGCTTTCGCTGCATCTTCGCACGCTTCACTTCCTCATACCTATTCTCTCCGCCAGGAACACCGCGAACGACACTGCCTCTGCGCGAGTGTGGCACAGAACCACCTTGCTGAGCGATCGAGTTGGCTCTTGATCCGTATATACCTGGCAAACTGCTAACTCGCCGGCCACCGGTATCATCACGAGCAGCACTTAGTTGTTGTGCAAAAGGACTGCGCTTTCGCAGCACAGGCCCTTTCCAGTAGATGACATAGACGGATACGACGAGCAGAAGAGAGATTCCAAAGAGAATCGTCGACGCGTAGGCAAGATGGTTCTCGCCTCCAATGTTCTGAAAGAAAGGTGTCGCGGGAAGCGTGAGGACACCGGCAAGGAAGTCACGAGCCCAGCCGTTGCCACCGGTTGCGGAAGCTGAGTAGGGACCGTAGGCGCAGATCATATAATCAATGGTCGCCATGTAAATGGCATAGTTGGCGATACCGATGATAGCTGAGCCGACCAGGGAGCCCATCCAGTGAATTGGCGGGCCAGTTGAGGTCCACGCGAAGATTATTAGACCGATCGGGAGGCAGGGTGCCGTGTACAATAACCACCAGAGACGGGCCTCGTACTGCGAGCGCTCATCATCGGGGCGTTCACGTCGCAGGCGCTCGTTGCGCTTGATAGCCGGGAAGAAGGAGAACCACGCGATGAAGTAGCCGATACCGATAGCCACGAAAGTGAGACCAACGGCGAAAATAGGAAAGTCCCATTGCTCGTACACCAGCGCGTACGACTGGAGGAACATGAAGATGATAGCATCGGAGAAACCTGATAACAGAGATAATACCAGGACGATGGGTTCAGTGACGAACATGCGAAAGGGCCTGATCCAGGTGGTGAGAATCTCGTGCACACTGAAGCGCTCCTTGGACGTCTTGAGTTCGTTTGGTCCCCAGATGTTGTTCGGCTTGCCGTTCTTGTCACCCTCAGTGCGACGCTTCTTGGCGATGCGATCCAGGAGAATCGTGGTACGTGTCTCGGGAACAAAGATAAAATGGGCGATTTGGACAGCGACGCCGAAAATCAGCTGTATCCAGATGTTCCACCTCCAAGCAAGGAACTGTTCGACGAAGCCACCAACGATAGGTCCGAGGACTGAACCGCCGACGGACGAAAAGACGATGAATGCAACGGCGTACTGCTGGTTGTCCCTGCAGGAATTAGGATTGCGTGTGAAATTGAATAGATGCACTTACGGCTCCCACATATCGGCCACCATGGCTAGTGTGACTGAACCACCTGCAGTGGAGAGACCACCAAGTGCACGGAATGCAAGGATAGTCCCAAAGTTGGGCGCGATGGCCACAGGAATTTGCCAGATGTTGACGAAGAACAAGCTGAGCTGGAGGATAGGCCATCGTCCTAACTCTTCACTCCAGGGTGCCCACAGCTCGCAGCCGAACGCATATGTGATCAAGAAGATGGCTGCACCAAGACGTGCGGCTTGCGCACTGACGCCGAACTCTGCAGAGATACCTGTTACGCCATTGGAGTATAATGAAGTATTAAAGTTCATGCTGACTTGTACCATAAAGACGATACTAAGTATGGTCCATTTCTTCCAAGTGGGGAAGCAGAACCCAAGCTCATCATAGCAGTCCTCCTCGGTGATCTCGTAACGGTCGAATGTACCGTACTTCGCATAGTGTTCGCGGTCGGCAGCGGTGATAGCGTGGTCCAACGGGTTCCCAGTGTGGTGCTGATCGAGATCAGATGCAGTGCTCTTCTTCTCAGCATCGATAGCCTCGTTGCGATTCACAAGATCAGGGTCATGGACAGCAGGCTTTGTTTCCGCAGCGGAAGCCATATTGTCGCAGACAAGGCGCGCGGGCGTTGTCGACAGCTTGAAATCCAAATCTGGGGAAACCCAAAAACGTGGGGGTTAGGCAGGGGAAATCCGGGGTAGAATGAAGAAATTACCACATCACGGTGCGCGACAGAAGGAACTTTATAATGTAGCGCGGGCCCGACGTGAAGTAGTGATGGCGTAGGTGCGCGATCAAGAAGCGCGGTGCATATTGTGCATGTCATGAGCCACATGCTCAACCATGGACGTCATACTACATCCTTCAAAGCTTACGGGCTGTGCCGCTATGGCGCGTTAGTCTTACCTAGGTAGATCCATGGATGTCGCTGGACACTATTCCCATACGCTCCCAGACTAGGCAATGTAGCAGTGAATGTGGGTCAAAGACTAAGCAAATAAACCTAAAGCATGTTTAAGAAAGAGGCACGGGTTGGGAGTTGCCATCGCTGTATTGTGCGTAGGATATCACGACACGTCATCATTACATTCTTTCACCGGACGCACTTTACCCTCGTTGCACGCGATGACATTAACGACAACTTGGCGCTCCAGCCTCCAACATCCTAAGCACTCAAAGTATCTGCGAAGCTCAAAGGGAGGCGCACCAAGCAGCGGCGATCACCCTTGCCAAGTTGCGCCATATGTCTTAGGTCCTGTTTATCGATTTTTGTCAATTTCACTCAATATCACGCATGACGTCAGACCGTCTTCCGCTTTAGGCCGGGTGGCCTCAGCTGCCTTATCCGCTTTACGCCCCCATGGCACGCACAACACCACAACATCCGCGGAGCGCCATCACTGTCATTACTTTTGTGCTCCACCTCCGTCTTTACCCATTTTTTGCACGTTTTGCAAGGGGGTCCTTGAACATGGTGGATTTTTGGGCGTTGTCTATACCTGTTCTCGCCTTTTCGCGGCGGTCGGATTACTTGTTCTGCAAGCTCCGACACCTCCGAGGGCTCTGAGGCTCATTCAATATCGGACCACCGATGATAACTTGTGGATCAAATGGAAGCAATGATGAGATCTTTGGCGAGATGCACATCGGCAGTAGATTCGGTACTCAGTCCCTTTTTTGCCCCTGCAGTAGGGCCAACGGCGCAAACGCCTTCCCTATCACACTTTCCCAGCTTTGAACAAGTGCATCACATCTTGTCCAACTTGTCTCCAACAATTTCTCATGATCATCAACTTTCTTTTCCAGCCAACCCTCCCTGTCGTTCGCTACTGCAATTATTTCATCTCCTTTACCTGTATACTTGTACTCGCTCCATGGCGCCCTGCCATTTGCGAACCCAATCCAATGTTGTGAATGTTGCGTCGATATTTGCTTGAACCTCTGACTGGGGTAACGGAATTGGAACGTCTTGAAGACGAAGTAAACATCTACCCAGTGATGAGGCTGTTGGTATAGTGGGCTTCCCGGGAAGGGGTTACGAACGTCGAAGACGTAGCGATACACCTTTTTCTGAGTACGTGTTGTGAGATACTGGGATAGCAGGTGTGTGGGTGCTGAGATGGTTAGCGATGGACTTGAGCAAGGAACCAATCGTGTTACCGTCGAAAAATACGTCGCCAATCCATCGTAGGCCTGCCGTAAGGAACAGGTTCTGGTCCATGTCTGGCGTTATATCATAGACCTGACTGACTATTTCGGCACTTTTTTTACCCGACTGCGCAGCGATTCCGTACAGAAATGCCCCTGGAGTGATACCGGCGAACCTTTCCGTCATCGTCGTACCCTGTTTTTATAGTTGAGTTTCGTCTCTTTCATGTAGCGGGTTGTCATCTTACCTCAAAGCTTGTGGTCCCCAAGATAATCTCATCAACCCACTCGCAATTGCCGATCAACTCTGGGATTCTGTCCCAAGTGATTGAACCCGCGTCATCACCAAACCATTGCTCATCCTGCACGGATAGCCACAAGGACCCACCGCTGAAGAACTGGGCTGAAGCTTGCACAAGCTTTTGGGCTTCCAAATCCCTCAGCTGTTTCAAGCCAGCCTCTCCCTTTTCTTCGATTCCCACACTCTTCAGAAACATATTGTATATCTTGTTCGCATCTGCGGGTAAAATTGGTGCGGTCGTCGGCCCAATGACCCCTGACATGAGAATCGCTCTTTGGAAAAGTGAGCCTGAGGGCGGTGGAGAAGACAGCATATGAGCACAAATGGACATAGAACCTGCAGATTCTCCGAACACTGTAACCCTATTTCTATCTCCCCCAAACCCTCCAATGAACTTCTGGATCCAGAGAAGAGCATTGCGCTGGTCATTCAGCGCAAGGTTCCCATTGCCGGGCTCTGGCGTATGCAAGTAGCCGAATGCGCCCAATCGATACTGAATGCTTGCCCCAATGACGGGCTGAGAGTCAAGAAGCGATTGTTCGACCATGATTGCTGTGTTGTGCTGCTCGTCTATTTTCCCGAGGACGAAACCACCGCCATGTATGTACACCAGAACAGGGAGTTTAGAAGAAGAACCAGCAGATTGAAGGCAGGAGATTGGTATGTTGAGTTGCAAAACCAGACATTCGAACTCGTCTGTTGGAGCTGGAAACACTTCTCCCGGAAATGGTCCACCACCAGCACCGTCTTCAGGGATGATATGAGGGCAAGCGTACCTGGCAATTCTTAGTCCTGAGATGTATTGCATGGTCTCTAGAATGACTTTGGGGAC from Pyrenophora tritici-repentis strain M4 chromosome 1, whole genome shotgun sequence encodes the following:
- a CDS encoding ProP, Permease major facilitator superfamily; the protein is MASAAETKPAVHDPDLVNRNEAIDAEKKSTASDLDQHHTGNPLDHAITAADREHYAKYGTFDRYEITEEDCYDELGFCFPTWKKWTILSIVFMVQVSMNFNTSLYSNGVTGISAEFGVSAQAARLGAAIFLITYAFGCELWAPWSEELGRWPILQLSLFFVNIWQIPVAIAPNFGTILAFRALGGLSTAGGSVTLAMVADMWEPDNQQYAVAFIVFSSVGGSVLGPIVGGFVEQFLAWRWNIWIQLIFGVAVQIAHFIFVPETRTTILLDRIAKKRRTEGDKNGKPNNIWGPNELKTSKERFSVHEILTTWIRPFRMFVTEPIVLVLSLLSGFSDAIIFMFLQSYALVYEQWDFPIFAVGLTFVAIGIGYFIAWFSFFPAIKRNERLRRERPDDERSQYEARLWWLLYTAPCLPIGLIIFAWTSTGPPIHWMGSLVGSAIIGIANYAIYMATIDYMICAYGPYSASATGGNGWARDFLAGVLTLPATPFFQNIGGENHLAYASTILFGISLLLVVSVYVIYWKGPVLRKRSPFAQQLSAARDDTGGRRVSSLPGIYGSRANSIAQQGGSVPHSRRGSVVRGVPGGENRYEEVKRAKMQRKQSARSTNGLA
- a CDS encoding PnbA, Carboxylesterase type B, encoding MPTFKFHHGELGPMTGTIAPDNVVQFRAITFATIPGRFKQSVLAEGLSGKADFTQPGYACPHIIPEDGAGGGPFPGEVFPAPTDEFECLVLQLNIPISCLQSAGSSSKLPVLVYIHGGGFVLGKIDEQHNTAIMVEQSLLDSQPVIGASIQYRLGAFGYLHTPEPGNGNLALNDQRNALLWIQKFIGGFGGDRNRVTVFGESAGSMSICAHMLSSPPPSGSLFQRAILMSGVIGPTTAPILPADANKIYNMFLKSVGIEEKGEAGLKQLRDLEAQKLVQASAQFFSGGSLWLSVQDEQWFGDDAGSITWDRIPELIGNCEWVDEIILGTTSFEGTTMTERFAGITPGAFLYGIAAQSGKKSAEIVSQVYDITPDMDQNLFLTAGLRWIGDVFFDAPTHLLSQYLTTRTQKKVYRYVFDVRNPFPGSPLYQQPHHWVDVYFVFKTFQFRYPSQRFKQISTQHSQHWIGFANGRAPWSEYKYTGKGDEIIAVANDREGWLEKKVDDHEKLLETSWTRCDALVQSWESVIGKAFAPLALLQGQKRD